The Streptomyces sp. P9-A4 genome contains a region encoding:
- a CDS encoding quaternary amine ABC transporter ATP-binding protein, giving the protein MSRLQADHLFKVFGRRPDEAVRRLVDGADREELRAEGTTAAVVDAGFTVEPGQIFVVMGLSGSGKSTLLRMLNGLLEPTAGRVLFDGRDLTALSPRDLRTVRSTKISMVFQHFALFPHRNVLENAGYGLEVQGVPRAERETRAAEALELCGLAGWEKSWPDELSGGMQQRVGLARALATDADLLLMDESFSALDPLIRRDMQDQLLVLQQRLKKTIVFITHDLNEAMRLGDRIAVMRDGRIVQLGTAEDILVRPADDYVASFIQDVDRSRVLTASAVMAEGVTPADCPDGCACRAVGPDTLVADLCAVAALAPHPVTVEDSEGSVLGVVPTERLLAVMGGIGATNAQPAKGKEVTAGA; this is encoded by the coding sequence GTGTCCAGGCTCCAGGCCGACCATCTGTTCAAGGTGTTCGGCAGACGACCCGACGAAGCCGTCCGCAGGCTCGTCGACGGTGCCGACCGCGAGGAGCTGCGCGCCGAGGGGACGACAGCAGCCGTCGTGGACGCCGGTTTCACCGTCGAGCCCGGCCAGATCTTCGTCGTGATGGGGCTCTCCGGGTCCGGCAAGTCCACCCTGCTGCGCATGCTCAACGGCCTGCTCGAACCCACCGCGGGCCGGGTCCTCTTCGATGGACGTGACCTCACCGCGCTGTCCCCCCGCGACCTGCGCACGGTCCGTTCCACCAAGATCAGCATGGTCTTCCAGCACTTCGCGCTCTTCCCGCACCGGAACGTTCTGGAGAACGCCGGCTACGGCCTGGAGGTGCAGGGCGTCCCGCGCGCCGAGCGCGAGACCCGGGCCGCCGAGGCCCTGGAGCTGTGCGGCCTCGCCGGCTGGGAGAAGTCCTGGCCCGACGAACTGTCCGGCGGCATGCAGCAGCGGGTCGGTCTGGCCCGCGCCCTCGCCACCGACGCCGACCTGCTCCTCATGGACGAGTCCTTCAGCGCGCTCGACCCGCTCATCCGCCGCGACATGCAGGACCAGCTCCTCGTCCTCCAGCAGCGGCTGAAGAAGACCATCGTCTTCATCACCCACGACCTCAACGAGGCCATGCGCCTCGGCGACCGGATCGCCGTCATGCGCGACGGCCGGATCGTGCAGCTCGGCACCGCCGAGGACATCCTCGTCCGCCCCGCCGACGACTACGTGGCCTCCTTCATCCAGGACGTCGACCGCTCCCGGGTGCTCACCGCCTCCGCCGTCATGGCCGAGGGCGTCACTCCGGCCGACTGCCCCGACGGCTGCGCCTGCCGCGCCGTCGGGCCGGACACGCTCGTCGCCGACCTGTGCGCCGTCGCCGCCCTGGCCCCGCACCCGGTGACCGTCGAGGACTCCGAGGGCTCCGTCCTCGGAGTCGTACCGACCGAACGCCTCCTCGCCGTCATGGGCGGTATCGGCGCGACGAATGCCCAGCCCGCCAAGGGCAAGGAGGTGACCGCCGGTGCCTAG
- a CDS encoding 5'-3' exonuclease, whose amino-acid sequence MLLDTASLYFRAYFGVPDSVRAPDGSPVNAVRGLLDFITRLVQDHHPDDLVACWDDDWRPQWRVDLIPSYKAHRVAVETETGPDEEEVPDTLSPQVPVIEEVLAALGIARIGAAGYEADDVIGTLAGRAEGPVDIVTGDRDLFQLVDDARGVRVLYPRKGVGDCDLVDAELIQTKYGVRPDQYADFAALRGDASDGLPGVKGIGEKTAAQLITEYGDLAGVRAAAEDRTSKLTPAKRRGIVEAAAYLDVAPTVVRVAGDVPMPEFDPALPTTPRDPAALEALVKRWGLGGAVGRLLPVLER is encoded by the coding sequence ATGCTCCTCGACACCGCCAGCCTCTACTTCCGCGCCTACTTCGGTGTGCCGGACTCCGTCCGGGCCCCCGACGGCTCCCCCGTGAACGCCGTGCGCGGACTGCTCGACTTCATCACCCGGCTCGTCCAGGACCACCACCCCGACGACCTGGTGGCCTGCTGGGACGACGACTGGCGGCCGCAGTGGCGGGTGGACCTGATCCCCTCCTACAAGGCGCACCGGGTCGCCGTCGAGACGGAGACCGGCCCGGACGAGGAGGAGGTCCCGGACACCCTGTCCCCGCAGGTGCCGGTGATCGAGGAGGTCCTCGCGGCGCTCGGCATCGCGCGGATCGGCGCGGCGGGGTACGAGGCGGACGACGTGATCGGCACGCTGGCGGGCCGCGCCGAGGGCCCCGTGGACATCGTCACCGGCGACCGGGACCTCTTCCAGCTGGTGGACGACGCGCGGGGCGTGCGCGTGCTGTACCCGCGCAAGGGCGTCGGCGACTGCGACCTGGTGGACGCGGAACTGATCCAGACGAAGTACGGGGTGCGCCCCGACCAGTACGCGGACTTCGCCGCCCTGCGCGGGGACGCCAGCGACGGCCTGCCCGGCGTGAAGGGCATCGGCGAGAAGACGGCGGCGCAGCTGATCACGGAGTACGGGGACCTGGCGGGCGTGCGGGCCGCGGCCGAGGACCGTACGTCGAAGCTGACGCCGGCCAAGCGGCGCGGGATCGTGGAGGCGGCGGCGTACCTGGACGTCGCGCCGACGGTGGTCCGGGTCGCCGGGGACGTACCGATGCCGGAGTTCGACCCGGCGCTGCCGACGACTCCGCGCGACCCGGCGGCCCTGGAGGCGCTGGTGAAGCGCTGGGGTCTCGGCGGGGCGGTGGGCCGCCTGCTGCCGGTGCTCGAACGCTGA
- a CDS encoding siderophore-interacting protein, protein MAEQPRKAPKATEARVVRTERITPHMVRVVLGGPGLDGFEIGAYTDHYVKLLFAPEGVAYPEPFDMDRIRAEFPREQWPTTRTYTVRAWDPVHRELTVDFVVHGDEGLAGPWAARATAGETVRFLGPGGGYAPDPAADWHLLAGDESALPAIAVALEALPAGARVHAFVEIADAAEEQKFATEDGIHVTWLHRGDRPGGETLVEAVRNLEFPAGDVHAFVHGEAGSMKELRRHLRLDREIPRERLSISGYWRIGKSDEAWRAIKREWNDQVEREQEN, encoded by the coding sequence GTGGCAGAGCAGCCCCGCAAGGCACCGAAGGCCACCGAAGCACGTGTGGTGCGCACCGAGCGGATCACCCCGCACATGGTGCGGGTGGTGCTGGGCGGTCCCGGACTCGACGGCTTCGAGATCGGCGCGTACACCGACCACTACGTGAAGCTGCTGTTCGCCCCCGAGGGCGTCGCCTATCCGGAGCCGTTCGACATGGACCGGATCCGGGCGGAGTTCCCCCGGGAGCAGTGGCCGACGACGCGGACGTACACGGTACGGGCCTGGGACCCGGTCCACCGGGAGCTGACCGTCGACTTCGTCGTCCATGGCGACGAGGGTCTCGCGGGTCCGTGGGCCGCCCGGGCCACGGCGGGCGAGACGGTGCGCTTCCTCGGCCCCGGCGGCGGCTACGCGCCGGACCCGGCGGCGGACTGGCATCTGCTCGCGGGCGACGAGAGCGCGCTCCCGGCCATCGCGGTCGCCCTGGAGGCGCTGCCCGCCGGGGCGCGGGTGCACGCGTTCGTGGAGATCGCGGACGCCGCCGAGGAGCAGAAGTTCGCGACGGAGGACGGCATCCACGTCACCTGGCTGCACCGGGGCGACCGGCCGGGGGGCGAGACCCTCGTCGAGGCCGTGCGGAACCTGGAGTTCCCGGCCGGTGACGTCCACGCCTTCGTCCACGGCGAGGCGGGCTCGATGAAGGAACTCCGCCGCCACCTGCGCCTGGACCGCGAGATCCCGCGCGAACGCCTGTCGATCTCGGGCTACTGGCGCATCGGCAAGTCGGACGAGGCCTGGCGCGCGATCAAGCGCGAGTGGAACGACCAGGTGGAACGCGAACAGGAGAACTGA
- a CDS encoding ABC transporter permease/substrate binding protein, with amino-acid sequence MPRLPLGDWVDSAVDWLQAQFSWLFDAVSTGVTGLYDGIDAVLSAPQPLLFAGILAVVAWWLRGLAAGVLAFAGFALVDSVQLWDEAMATLSLVLVATLVTLVIAVPLGIWAARSKTVSAVLRPVLDFMQTMPAMVYLIPGIIFFGVGVVPGIIATIVFALPPGVRMTELGIRQVDGELVEAAEAFGTTPRNTLLRVQLPLALPTIMAGVNQVIMLGLSMVVIAGMVGGGGLGGAVYRAIGNVDIGLGFEAGVSIVVLAMYLDRMTGALGRQVSPLGRRAAAKARAALGAKRPGAKIWAHRPQPVAALVGVVVLALVAGGMGFLGSGGATSTAAAGKNSGHGKKINIGYIPWDEGIASTYLWKELLERRGYEVDTKQLEAGALYTGLAGGQLDFQTDSWLPVTHEQYWKKYQNKLEDLGSWYGPTSLELSVPSYVKGVDSLADLKGKSGQFKGRIIGIEPSAGMMGILKDKVLKEYGLEGEYEVVDGSTPGMLAELKRAYERKEPVVVTLWSPHWAYSAHDLKKLADPKGSWGKGDGVHTLARKGFAAENPEVGAWLKNFELTEKQLTDLEAVIQKTGKGKEQEAVRTWLDANPGLAEKLAPQ; translated from the coding sequence GTGCCTAGGCTCCCCCTCGGTGACTGGGTCGACAGTGCCGTCGACTGGCTCCAGGCCCAGTTCTCCTGGCTGTTCGACGCCGTCAGCACCGGTGTCACCGGTCTCTACGACGGCATCGACGCCGTCCTGTCCGCGCCCCAGCCGCTGCTCTTCGCCGGCATCCTCGCCGTCGTCGCCTGGTGGCTGCGCGGCCTCGCCGCCGGTGTCCTCGCCTTCGCCGGGTTCGCGCTCGTCGACTCGGTCCAGCTGTGGGACGAGGCCATGGCGACGCTGTCGCTCGTGCTCGTCGCCACCCTGGTGACCCTGGTGATCGCCGTACCGCTCGGCATCTGGGCGGCCCGCTCGAAGACCGTCAGCGCCGTGCTGCGGCCGGTCCTCGACTTCATGCAGACCATGCCCGCGATGGTCTACCTCATCCCCGGCATCATCTTCTTCGGCGTCGGTGTGGTCCCCGGCATCATCGCCACCATCGTCTTCGCGCTGCCCCCGGGCGTACGGATGACGGAGCTGGGCATCCGGCAGGTCGACGGCGAACTCGTCGAGGCCGCCGAGGCCTTCGGCACCACCCCGCGCAACACGCTGCTCCGCGTACAGCTGCCGCTCGCCCTGCCGACGATCATGGCCGGCGTCAACCAGGTCATCATGCTGGGCCTCTCGATGGTCGTCATCGCCGGCATGGTCGGCGGCGGCGGTCTCGGCGGCGCCGTCTACCGCGCCATCGGCAACGTCGACATCGGCCTCGGCTTCGAGGCCGGCGTCTCCATCGTCGTCCTCGCCATGTACCTGGACCGGATGACCGGCGCCCTCGGCCGACAGGTCTCCCCGCTGGGCCGCCGCGCCGCCGCCAAGGCGCGCGCCGCGCTCGGCGCCAAGCGGCCCGGGGCGAAGATCTGGGCCCACCGCCCGCAGCCCGTCGCCGCCCTCGTCGGCGTCGTCGTGCTCGCCCTGGTGGCCGGCGGCATGGGCTTCCTCGGCTCCGGCGGCGCGACCTCCACCGCCGCCGCGGGCAAGAACAGCGGCCACGGCAAGAAGATCAACATCGGCTACATCCCCTGGGACGAGGGCATCGCCTCCACGTACCTCTGGAAGGAACTCCTGGAGCGCCGGGGCTACGAGGTCGACACCAAGCAGCTGGAGGCCGGCGCGCTCTACACGGGCCTGGCCGGCGGTCAGCTCGACTTCCAGACCGACTCCTGGCTGCCCGTCACGCACGAGCAGTACTGGAAGAAGTACCAGAACAAGCTGGAGGACCTCGGCTCCTGGTACGGCCCCACCTCCCTGGAGCTCTCCGTCCCCTCGTACGTGAAGGGCGTCGACTCCCTCGCCGACCTCAAGGGCAAGTCGGGGCAGTTCAAGGGCCGGATCATCGGCATCGAGCCGAGCGCCGGAATGATGGGCATCCTCAAGGACAAGGTCCTCAAGGAGTACGGCCTCGAGGGCGAGTACGAGGTCGTCGACGGCTCCACGCCCGGCATGCTCGCCGAGCTGAAGCGCGCCTACGAGCGCAAGGAACCGGTCGTCGTCACCCTCTGGTCCCCGCACTGGGCCTACTCCGCCCACGACCTCAAGAAGCTCGCCGACCCCAAGGGTTCCTGGGGCAAGGGCGACGGCGTCCACACCCTCGCCCGTAAGGGATTCGCCGCCGAGAACCCCGAGGTCGGCGCCTGGCTGAAGAACTTCGAGCTGACCGAGAAGCAGCTCACGGACCTCGAAGCCGTCATCCAGAAGACCGGCAAGGGCAAGGAGCAGGAGGCCGTCCGCACCTGGCTGGACGCCAACCCGGGCCTCGCGGAGAAGCTCGCGCCGCAGTAG